The genomic segment GACCTCTTCCAGGCCGGGCCCTGCGGTACCGCGCCTGAAGTCAGCGCGTCGCAAGTCTCGATTCGTCCTATGCGGCGACCAAACTCCGCAGCCGCTCGATGACCGCGGCCACCTGCTCGGCAAGCGACCGCGTCGTATCGACCTCGACGTTCGCGATGCCATCAGCCACCGCCTCCAGCGCCAGGCGCTGCCGGTCGAAGAGTTCCGGCCGAGCCTCGGACAAGTCGCCTCCGGCGGCCAGCCGGGCCGCGACGCGCGTCCGCGCGACTTCGTCCGGGCAGTGACAGCGCACGACGAGCACCGCCGCCCGGGCGTCGTTACCCATCGCGGCCGCGCGGCGCAACAATTCGGCAGCGAGAAAGGTACCATCCAGAATGACGCTCTCCCGATCAGCCAGACGCGCCGCGGCCCGCGAAAGCATTTCCTCGTAAACGCGCTGGCGATGGGCCGGCGCATAGCGCCCCTCGTCGAATCCTTCAATCACTGCGTCGTTGGCTGTCCTCGGGCCAAGAAGCTCGCGGCGCAGGGCGTCGGTTTGCAGA from the Pirellulales bacterium genome contains:
- a CDS encoding AAA family ATPase, with protein sequence LQTDALRRELLGPRTANDAVIEGFDEGRYAPAHRQRVYEEMLSRAAARLADRESVILDGTFLAAELLRRAAAMGNDARAAVLVVRCHCPDEVARTRVAARLAAGGDLSEARPELFDRQRLALEAVADGIANVEVDTTRSLAEQVAAVIERLRSLVAA